A single window of Hyla sarda isolate aHylSar1 chromosome 2, aHylSar1.hap1, whole genome shotgun sequence DNA harbors:
- the LOC130356076 gene encoding E3 ubiquitin/ISG15 ligase TRIM25-like produces the protein MASSDLSEELICSICLCTYNNPVMLRCGHNFCKVCISDTFARKRRSGIYSCPECRTEFKAYPALQKNLKLCNIVDHYHSIQEIPQEMETHCTYCLPSIVPAVKTCLRCDASFCELHLKNHSKSADHIMIEPIGSHKDKKCPVHNELIKYFCVQDSSLLCTSCTMNWKHKGHKTELLNEASEKEKERLQKFIKQLSSITDKAEKRYWQVEENRNNIQQKSAGLKKRVTSLFGDIRSEVNDLENRVLEEITRQETCLSGSCSDRIEEIDKQIQETYRRKRQIDEVCKITDPLMFLKQSNVSTAVEQESPFYTENLNEELITVTLVRALNKLSEVIPEVKKKYEFNVIDSSDMILNVNTANSYLALSFDLKKAIDTDKEKSRSFHPERFTTQQVLATKRFSSGKHYWEIQTSDCGEWCVGVTYNSVKRKEHNSLIGRNPKSWCLNWSDEELTADHDDESHYVHSSVSAPNVGIYLDYDGGVVSFYKLSGSVQHLYTFSAHFTEPLYAAFYLNDDAWIKIAK, from the coding sequence ATGGCTTCGTCTGATTTAAGTGAAGAGCTGATCTGTTCTATTTGCCTCTGCACATACAACAACCCAGTAATGCTAAGATGTGGCCATAACTTCTGTAAGGTCTGTATATCTGATACATTTGCCAGGAAAAGAAGATCTGGGATTTACTCTTGTCCTGAATGCAGAACTGAGTTTAAGGCTTATCCTGCCTTGCAAAAGAACCTGAAGTTGTGCAATATTGTAGACCATTATCACTCTATTCAAGAGATTCCGCAAGAAATGGAGACGCACTGTACATATTGTTTGCCCTCAATAGTGCCTGCTGTTAAGACCTGCCTACGTTGTGATGCCTCATTTTGTGAGCTTCATCTGAAGAACCACAGTAAGTCTGCAGACCACATCATGATTGAACCCATTGGTTCCCATAAGGACAAAAAATGTCCTGTCCACAATGAACTCATAAAATATTTTTGTGTCCAAGATTCTTCATTGCTGTGTACTAGCTGTACTATGAACTGGAAGCACAAAGGCCATAAGACAGAGCTGCTGAATGAGGCAAGTGAGAAAGAGAAAGAACGACTGCAAAAGTTTATCAAACAGTTGTCTTCAATAACAGACAAAGCAGAAAAAAGATACTGGCAGGTAGAGGAAAACCGTAACAACATCCAGCAAAAATCAGCTGGTCTGAAAAAAAGGGTCACCAGTCTTTTTGGAGACATCAGAAGTGAAGTTAATGATCTTGAAAATAGAGTCCTTGAAGAAATCACTAGGCAAGAAACTTGCTTATCTGGCTCATGCTCTGATCGCATTGAAGAGATTGATAAACAGATACAAGAAACATACAGGAGAAAGCGCCAAATCGATGAAGTATGCAAAATCACAGATCCGCTGATGTTTTTGAAACAAAGCAACGTAAGTACTGCTGTTGAGCAAGAATCACCATTTTATACTGAAAACCTGAATGAAGAGTTAATAACTGTGACCTTGGTGAGGGCTTTGAACAAGCTATCTGAAGTTATTCCTGAAGTGAAGAAAAAGTATGAATTTAATGTGATAGACTCTTCTGATATGATCCTGAATGTCAACACAGCAAACTCTTACCTTGCTCTCTCATTCGATCTAAAGAAAGCCATTGATACTGACAAAGAAAAATCAAGGTCCTTTCACCCTGAAAGATTCACCACTCAGCAAGTTTTAGCCACCAAGAGGTTCAGTTCGGGAAAGCATTACTGGGAAATTCAAACCAGTGACTGTGGAGAATGGTGCGTTGGTGTCACCTATAACAGTGTCAAGAGAAAGGAACATAATTCCCTTATCGGAAGAAATCCCAAATCCTGGTGCTTGAACTGGTCTGATGAAGAACTTACAGCAGATCATGATGATGAATCACATTATGTACACTCCTCAGTATCCGCACCAAATGTTGGAATATACCTGGACTATGATGGTGGGGTCGTATCCTTCTATAAGTTGTCTGGCTCGGTCCAACACCTATACACATTTTCTGCTCATTTCACTGAACCTCTTTATGcagcattttatttaaatgatGACGCATGGATTAaaattgcaaagtaa